Proteins encoded by one window of Microbaculum marinisediminis:
- a CDS encoding FMN-binding glutamate synthase family protein produces the protein MADDLNTPYEYPFDMPSEADIKFGDGAIPGRPAGVPSSYDEGGSTRWTPEAISEVHALAQLGRYQVRGYNTFNKRLPTFDDLTFVPATMTRLPLEGYRESCDTTTVLGAGRGLVEKPLELRIPIYIASMSFGALSAPAKAALGYGASKAGTMTCTGEGGMLEEEREASRTLLYQMSPARYRIDLDHLRRADALELVVGQGAKPGTGGLLLGMKVSERISRMRTLPVGVDQRSTIRHPDFLGADDLAVKLEELRIATNYQVPIFVKMGATRPRYDVAIAAKAGADVVVVDGAEGGTGASPELLLNHTGIPTMSAIRAAREALDECGMTGKVDLVAAGGIRSGVDAAKCLALGADAVMIGNGAMIALGCNSPRYLEDYQKLGTSPGACHHCHTGLCPVGISTQDPELQKRMHVDAGAERVARYLAAMTMEITALAKACGKSSVHNLEVEDLRALSFEASAFTGVKMAGIDRPFEW, from the coding sequence ATGGCTGATGATCTGAACACCCCCTACGAATACCCGTTCGACATGCCCTCCGAGGCCGACATCAAGTTCGGCGACGGGGCGATCCCGGGCCGGCCCGCCGGCGTCCCGTCCTCCTACGACGAGGGCGGCTCGACCCGCTGGACCCCGGAGGCGATTTCCGAGGTGCACGCGCTGGCCCAGCTCGGCCGCTACCAGGTGCGCGGCTACAACACCTTCAACAAGCGGCTTCCCACCTTCGACGACCTGACCTTCGTCCCGGCGACGATGACGCGGCTTCCGCTGGAGGGCTATCGTGAGAGCTGCGACACCACCACCGTGCTCGGCGCCGGCCGCGGCCTCGTCGAGAAGCCGCTCGAGCTGAGGATACCGATCTACATCGCCTCGATGTCCTTCGGCGCGCTGTCGGCGCCGGCCAAGGCCGCGCTCGGCTACGGCGCCTCGAAGGCGGGCACGATGACCTGCACCGGCGAGGGCGGCATGCTGGAGGAGGAGCGCGAGGCGTCCAGGACGCTGCTCTACCAGATGTCGCCAGCGCGCTATCGCATCGACCTCGACCACCTGCGCCGCGCCGACGCGCTCGAGCTGGTGGTGGGGCAGGGGGCGAAGCCGGGCACCGGCGGCCTGCTGCTCGGCATGAAGGTGTCCGAACGGATCTCCAGGATGCGCACCCTGCCGGTCGGCGTCGACCAGCGCTCGACCATCCGCCATCCCGACTTCCTCGGCGCCGACGACCTCGCGGTGAAGCTCGAGGAACTGCGGATCGCCACCAACTACCAGGTGCCGATCTTCGTCAAGATGGGCGCGACCCGGCCGCGCTACGACGTCGCCATCGCCGCCAAGGCCGGCGCCGACGTGGTGGTCGTCGACGGGGCGGAGGGCGGCACCGGCGCTTCGCCGGAGCTGCTGCTCAACCACACCGGCATTCCGACCATGAGCGCGATCCGCGCCGCGCGCGAGGCGCTGGACGAATGCGGCATGACCGGCAAGGTCGATCTGGTCGCCGCCGGCGGCATCCGCTCCGGCGTCGACGCGGCCAAGTGCCTGGCGCTGGGCGCAGACGCCGTGATGATCGGCAACGGCGCGATGATCGCGCTCGGCTGCAACTCGCCGCGCTATCTGGAGGACTACCAGAAGCTCGGCACTTCGCCCGGCGCTTGCCACCATTGCCACACCGGCCTGTGCCCGGTCGGCATCTCGACGCAGGACCCGGAGTTGCAGAAGCGGATGCATGTGGACGCCGGCGCCGAGCGCGTCGCCCGCTACCTTGCGGCGATGACGATGGAGATCACCGCGCTGGCCAAGGCCTGCGGCAAGTCCTCTGTCCACAATCTCGAGGTCGAGGACCTGCGTGCCCTGTCCTTCGAGGCCTCCGCCTTCACCGGCGTCAAGATGGCCGGCATCGACCGCCCGTTCGAGTGGTGA
- a CDS encoding protein glxC, whose amino-acid sequence MSEIVIDVGDRPIREVNQDIQAACAAGGPIRVRNTLSRHNLGVGLPPGVTIHFEGSVGYYCAGLNTGATVTIERNCGWGVAEGMSDGFVTVGGYAGMSCGAAMTGGLIHVKGDCGPRCGVAMKNGTIVVEGKVGYQCGFMAHKGRIIALGGAGESCADALWEGEVWVAGDVDSLGVDVKVIEPTAEEVAEVDAILEPLGLKDTARNWRKMISGQRLWYFESRDAGAWLMI is encoded by the coding sequence GTGAGCGAGATCGTCATCGACGTTGGCGATCGGCCGATCCGGGAGGTCAACCAGGACATCCAGGCCGCCTGCGCGGCCGGCGGCCCGATCCGCGTTCGCAACACCCTGTCGCGGCACAATCTCGGCGTCGGCCTGCCGCCCGGCGTGACCATCCATTTCGAGGGTAGCGTCGGCTACTACTGCGCCGGGCTGAACACCGGCGCCACCGTCACCATCGAGCGCAACTGCGGCTGGGGCGTCGCCGAAGGCATGTCCGACGGGTTCGTCACCGTCGGCGGCTATGCCGGCATGTCCTGCGGCGCGGCGATGACCGGCGGGCTGATCCACGTGAAGGGCGATTGCGGGCCGCGCTGCGGGGTCGCCATGAAGAACGGCACCATCGTCGTCGAAGGCAAGGTCGGCTACCAGTGCGGATTCATGGCGCACAAGGGCCGGATCATCGCGCTGGGCGGCGCCGGGGAATCCTGCGCCGACGCGCTGTGGGAGGGCGAGGTCTGGGTCGCCGGCGACGTCGACAGCCTCGGTGTCGACGTCAAGGTGATCGAGCCGACGGCGGAGGAGGTCGCCGAGGTCGACGCCATTCTCGAGCCGCTCGGGCTGAAGGACACGGCACGCAACTGGCGCAAGATGATCTCGGGTCAGCGCCTCTGGTACTTCGAGAGCCGGGATGCAGGCGCATGGCTGATGATCTGA
- a CDS encoding glutamine amidotransferase, whose translation MCGIAGRILSAPGRVGNDLVELMDAQEHRGADSTGFAVYGIPRDEGYILRGMGFNESRLSADMEDFRLILREHGADFLEDPTFVTGGAAHYCVRMVISDPKDLARWINDADTMSDRFEVQSCGRSLEIVKDTGGSRDVAEKHGVRDMIGTHGLGHARLATESSVLPNASHPFWARPFPDVAIVHNGQITNYYTWRDRLHRLGYRFLTENDSELIAVWVSHEMSQGLTLDQALKKSIRDIDGVFTYMIAGEDGIGFAKDRFAMKPLVVVWQDGSFAAATEEQAVRRIYPGECDVINYDGPSLTEIWGVGNRRAAA comes from the coding sequence GTGTGTGGGATCGCAGGTAGAATTCTCAGTGCCCCCGGGCGCGTCGGCAACGACCTCGTCGAGTTGATGGATGCTCAGGAACACCGGGGAGCCGACAGCACCGGCTTCGCGGTCTACGGCATTCCGCGCGACGAGGGATATATTCTTCGCGGCATGGGATTCAACGAGTCCCGGCTGTCGGCGGATATGGAGGACTTCCGGCTGATCCTTCGCGAGCACGGCGCCGATTTCCTCGAGGATCCGACCTTCGTCACCGGCGGCGCGGCGCATTATTGCGTCCGCATGGTGATCTCCGATCCGAAAGACCTTGCCCGCTGGATCAATGACGCCGACACCATGTCCGACCGCTTCGAGGTCCAGTCCTGCGGCCGGTCGCTGGAGATCGTCAAGGACACCGGCGGCTCACGCGATGTCGCCGAGAAGCACGGCGTGCGCGACATGATCGGCACCCACGGCCTCGGCCATGCGCGCCTCGCCACCGAAAGCTCGGTGCTGCCGAACGCCAGCCATCCGTTCTGGGCGCGGCCGTTTCCCGACGTCGCCATCGTCCACAACGGCCAGATCACCAACTACTACACCTGGCGCGATCGGCTGCACCGGCTCGGCTATCGCTTCCTCACCGAGAACGACAGCGAGCTGATCGCCGTGTGGGTGTCGCACGAGATGAGCCAGGGCCTGACCCTCGACCAGGCGCTGAAGAAGTCGATCAGGGATATCGACGGCGTCTTCACCTACATGATCGCGGGCGAGGACGGCATCGGCTTCGCCAAGGATCGCTTCGCCATGAAGCCGCTGGTGGTGGTCTGGCAGGACGGTTCGTTCGCCGCCGCCACCGAGGAGCAGGCGGTGCGCCGGATCTACCCGGGCGAATGCGACGTGATCAACTACGACGGTCCGAGCCTGACGGAGATCTGGGGGGTGGGCAACCGGAGGGCCGCCGCGTGA
- a CDS encoding GntR family transcriptional regulator, producing MALKSIKAERRRLADEVYQQILGAILNNEVGRNDRLVQEKLAAELQISRTPVREALLRLEQDGILVTSPRGGFVLHDMSVGEVEELYQARAAIEGQAIRILAKRNDPRINADLRATIEKEENITSKTVAAYFEANRNIHRRMVELCDNRYLLEMFDNIWNRAISFHLFATIEKVDLSKSFGDHMQLVDIIETGDPRVAEDAIIDHIQEGLELQIEALGQNGTA from the coding sequence GTGGCACTCAAGAGCATCAAGGCGGAACGGCGGCGGCTCGCCGACGAGGTCTATCAGCAGATACTCGGCGCGATCCTCAACAACGAGGTCGGCCGCAACGACCGGCTGGTCCAGGAGAAGCTGGCCGCCGAACTGCAGATCAGCCGCACGCCCGTGCGCGAGGCCCTTCTGCGCCTGGAACAGGACGGCATCCTGGTCACCTCCCCGCGCGGCGGGTTCGTGCTGCACGATATGTCCGTTGGCGAGGTCGAGGAGCTGTACCAGGCCCGCGCGGCAATCGAAGGCCAGGCCATCCGCATTCTCGCCAAGCGCAACGATCCGCGCATCAACGCGGACCTGCGCGCGACCATCGAGAAAGAGGAAAACATCACCTCGAAGACGGTCGCGGCTTATTTCGAGGCGAACCGGAACATCCATCGCCGCATGGTCGAGCTGTGCGACAACCGCTATCTGCTCGAGATGTTCGACAACATCTGGAACCGGGCGATCTCGTTCCATTTGTTCGCCACGATCGAGAAGGTCGACCTGTCCAAGTCGTTCGGCGACCACATGCAGCTCGTCGACATCATCGAGACGGGCGATCCGCGCGTCGCCGAGGACGCGATCATCGATCACATCCAGGAAGGTCTCGAACTCCAGATCGAGGCGCTCGGCCAGAACGGAACGGCGTAG